From the Pseudochaenichthys georgianus unplaced genomic scaffold, fPseGeo1.2 scaffold_692_arrow_ctg1, whole genome shotgun sequence genome, one window contains:
- the LOC117443871 gene encoding uncharacterized protein: MSDLKDEEEETSSVFSCLSLKSDHSMPEAVYFRNEPGPSDTKLEKMSDLKDEEEETSSVFSCLSLKSDHSMPEAVYFRNEPGPSDTKLEKMSDLKDEEEETSSVFSCLSLKSDHSMPEAVYFRNEPGPSDTKLEKMSDLKDEEEETSSVFSCLSLKSDHSMPEAVYFRNEPGPSDTKLEKMSDLKDEVRGNIFSLQLSVSEE, from the exons ATGAGTGATTTAaaggatgaggaagaggaaacATCTTCAGTCTTCAGCTGTCTGTCTCTGAAGAGTGACCATTCTATGCCGGAAGCTGTATACTTCAGGAATGAACCTGGACCCTCGGACACAAA acTGGAGAAGATGAGTGATTTAaaggatgaggaagaggaaacATCTTCAGTCTTCAGCTGTCTGTCTCTGAAGAGTGACCATTCTATGCCGGAAGCTGTATACTTCAGGAATGAACCTGGACCCTCGGACACAAA acTGGAGAAGATGAGTGATTTAaaggatgaggaagaggaaacATCTTCAGTCTTCAGCTGTCTGTCTCTGAAGAGTGACCATTCTATGCCGGAAGCTGTATACTTCAGGAATGAACCTGGACCCTCGGACACAAA ACTGGAGAAGATGAGTGATTTAaaggatgaggaagaggaaacATCTTCAGTCTTCAGCTGTCTGTCTCTGAAGAGTGACCATTCTATGCCGGAAGCTGTATACTTCAGGAATGAACCTGGACCCTCGGACACAAA ACTGGAGAAGATGAGTGATTTAAAGGATGAGGTAAGAGGAAACATCTTCAGTCTTCAGCTGTCTGTCTCTGAAGAGTGA